A stretch of the Caldanaerovirga acetigignens genome encodes the following:
- a CDS encoding sensor histidine kinase, whose amino-acid sequence MGSIELKILIPFLIIIVLSLAVLGITSYYGSYTIIKDILSKLPENYTRTIISEDYITARLFDLQKYTILVAIIAILASSQLTIFFAYSIVMPIKKLAIACDELARGNFDTKVDYSRNDEIGILKNAFNSMAEKLKRHIEDVSRLKELNQKILDGINYGIILFSQNGEILIFNKTAKKLFDKNHQFFYWAKDFIKNYLKKNRLSQKDVAKLPSEDGMSKYVEYEVTPMGENLILCFSDVTEEVKLKEKIEHINRLATIGEMSAALAHEIRNPLQGIKSCFQVIESMSSLAEDHTSKQLFAAIYREIERINWIITSLLHYARPSEPIPNNISLKKIVEEIKPFILPLLKEKALELKCSFPQEDELYLDPNHLKQILMNVITNAVKASKNKGKIEISLRLIGDEAILCIKDEGIGIPEAYISKIFNPFFTTFNDGTGLGLCVVQSLTIKNKGRIWIESTQNRGTTVYLAFPRSFSHHSCENAN is encoded by the coding sequence GTGGGGAGCATTGAACTTAAAATTCTAATTCCATTTCTGATTATTATAGTGCTTTCCTTAGCAGTTCTAGGAATTACGTCGTATTACGGGTCGTACACGATAATTAAGGATATATTGTCCAAACTTCCCGAAAATTACACTCGAACCATAATAAGCGAGGATTATATTACCGCAAGGCTTTTCGACCTTCAAAAGTATACAATTTTGGTAGCAATTATAGCAATATTAGCTTCATCCCAGCTCACTATATTTTTTGCATATAGTATAGTAATGCCCATAAAAAAGTTAGCTATTGCCTGCGATGAACTTGCCCGTGGCAATTTCGATACTAAAGTGGATTATAGTCGGAACGATGAAATCGGAATTTTAAAAAATGCCTTTAATTCCATGGCCGAAAAGCTAAAACGTCATATAGAAGATGTAAGCCGGCTAAAAGAACTAAACCAGAAAATTTTAGACGGCATTAATTATGGGATTATCCTTTTTTCTCAAAACGGCGAAATACTGATTTTCAACAAAACAGCAAAAAAGCTCTTCGACAAAAATCACCAGTTTTTTTACTGGGCAAAGGATTTTATAAAAAATTACTTGAAAAAAAATAGACTTTCTCAAAAAGATGTAGCAAAGTTGCCTTCCGAAGATGGCATGTCAAAATATGTTGAATATGAAGTAACTCCCATGGGCGAAAACCTTATCCTCTGCTTTTCCGACGTAACAGAAGAAGTAAAACTCAAAGAAAAAATAGAGCATATAAACCGCCTTGCGACAATAGGCGAAATGTCGGCTGCCCTAGCTCATGAGATCAGAAACCCCCTTCAAGGGATTAAATCTTGCTTTCAGGTAATAGAATCAATGTCTTCACTGGCCGAAGATCATACATCGAAACAACTCTTTGCCGCAATTTACAGGGAAATTGAAAGGATAAACTGGATCATTACAAGCCTGCTTCATTATGCTCGTCCTTCGGAGCCGATACCCAACAATATATCACTCAAGAAAATTGTCGAGGAAATAAAACCATTTATTCTGCCTCTTCTAAAGGAAAAAGCTTTGGAATTAAAATGTTCATTCCCGCAAGAAGATGAACTTTATTTAGATCCCAATCATTTAAAACAAATACTCATGAATGTAATAACAAATGCAGTAAAGGCAAGCAAAAATAAAGGCAAGATAGAAATATCACTCCGATTAATTGGTGATGAAGCAATTTTGTGCATAAAAGATGAGGGCATTGGTATACCAGAAGCTTATATTTCTAAGATCTTTAATCCATTTTTTACCACATTTAATGATGGCACAGGACTGGGACTTTGCGTTGTCCAAAGTCTGACCATAAAAAATAAAGGCCGAATATGGATTGAAAGTACCCAAAATCGAGGAACGACAGTGTACCTGGCATTTCCGCGTTCATTTTCGCACCATTCGTGCGAAAATGCAAATTAA